The proteins below come from a single Hyperolius riggenbachi isolate aHypRig1 chromosome 8, aHypRig1.pri, whole genome shotgun sequence genomic window:
- the LOC137528392 gene encoding uncharacterized protein, giving the protein MRDCREGLCKMSGTWFTTENLIIKIQNSPELYDKTLPGHKDHQRLHDIWRNIAHEFLGEKWEKLSPKTQEAKVGLLRKRWKSVRDSYKKELEKQYQESKSGCGSSQRTRYKFCGILEFMRKHHESAETEDSLPPDPDPEEAEIDAGHNTSSDLEVDDLTPQDGDTATLDESDSTTADQTQPSTLTTRPRTTHRSSRGVRASTQGRRIARGMSRAEYDHKLITSIEKAVDHMEKREEEIKQLKEPCTQYLLSLVPLLQKVPPDKQWAARHAISETLGKFLQTQSQAEENSSNYVTQQHMPHATPQYHSYPQPSYQSHRMYDPPSYPPMHMATRPYGQQPHYPMTGPMRFEQANRYQRSDTPVYTDLAAQTQPQTTSESATQAFIHDTGSMSDYLAQHE; this is encoded by the exons atgagggattgcagagaagGTTTGTGCAAGATGTCTGGCACGTGGTTTACCACAGAAAATTTAATAATTAAAATACAGAATAGTCCAGAGCTGTATGACAAGACATTGCCTGGACACAAAGATCATCAAAGGCTGCATGACATCTGGAGAAACATTGCCCATGAGTTCCTGGgtgaaaaatgggaaaaattgtCACCAAAGACTCAAGAAGCAAAAG TTGGTCTCCTGCGCAAAAGATGGAAGTCTGTGCGAGACAGTTATAAAAAGGAGCTGGAGAAACAATATCAAGAatctaaaagtgggtgtggcagtTCCCAAAGAACAAGATATAAATTCTGTGGGATTCTGGAATTTATGAGAAAACATCATGAGTCGGCTGA AACTGAAGATAGCCTGCCACCTGATCCTGATCCTGAGGAGGCGGAAATAGATGCAGGCCACAACACTAGCAGTGATCTGGAAGTGGATGATTTAACTCCACAGGATGGTGACACAGCTACACTGGATGAGAGTGACTCAACAACTGCTGATCAAACACAACCCAGCACACTAACTACTAGGCCACGCACAACTCACAGATCTAGTAGAGGTGTGAGGGCATCAACCCAAGGCAGGAGAATAgcaagaggtatgagcagggctgaatatgATCACAAGCTCATTACTTCTATTGAAAAGGCTGTGGATCatatggagaagcgagaggaggaaATCAAACAATTAAAAGAGCCATGCACCCAGTATCTGCTAAGTTTAGTGCCATTGTTACAGAAAGTGCCACCAGATAAGCAATGGGCAGCCAGACATGCCATATCTGAGACCCTGGGCAAATTTTTGCAAACTCAGAGCCAGGCAGAAGAAAATAGCTCCAACTATGTCACTCAACAACACATGCCTCATGCCACTCCTCAGTATCATTCATACCCACAACCATCTTACCAGAGTCACCGTATGTATGACCCACCTAGTTACCCACCTATGCATATGGCAACCCGGCCATATGGGCAGCAGCCACATTATCCTATGACAGGACCTATGCGTTTTGAGCAAGCTAATAGGTATCAAAGATCAGACACTCCAGTGTACACTGATTTAGCAGCTCAGACCCAGCCACAAACTACTTCAGAATCAGCTACACAAGCTTTCATTCATGACACTGGAAGCATGTCTGATTATCTTGCACAACATGAGTAG